A window of Cydia pomonella isolate Wapato2018A chromosome 22, ilCydPomo1, whole genome shotgun sequence contains these coding sequences:
- the LOC133530313 gene encoding uncharacterized protein LOC133530313: MTMRNIGHLVSGLIILIVSSAIEAYLSDQYHNGTRRIPEIKPGQKCVKGQIYKMDCNTCHCGERSTLLCTKMGCLNELKSDGRRAEQKGCIPGKLYKKDCQKCFCTDKEKVKCSMKDCKLADKHYTNPEHIKPYPSAEFYKLPSLPHTGMECTPGVTYRIDCNTCFCLESANLMCQTLLCPSYDDVYKLKAKEMTGNPCEANTTTSDCLECECKAGKYKCEPKPNCRHTDGRRMLHGEYPSKHGRNFIDPDRMKEKCQPGMVYKVHCNKCYCQDDGSLRCTQKTCLNHAEVEKLKKLRLQLDKEDPED; encoded by the exons atgACGATGAGGAACATCGGGCATTTGGTCTCAGGGCTTATAATTCTGATTGTGTCCTCAGCTATTGAAgcatatttat ccGATCAATATCACAATGGAACGCGAAGAATCCCAGAAATAAAACCCGGCCAAAAATGCGTTAAAGGGCAAATATATAAGATGGATTGTAACACTTGCCATTGCGGTGAACGTTCAACATTACTCTGCACTAAAATGGGCTGCCTCAACGAGTTGAAATCTGACGGACGGAGGGCAGAGCAAAAAGGGTGTATCCCGGGAAAGCTGTATAAGAAGGATTGCCAGAAATGCTTCTGTACGGACAAGGAGAAAGTGAAATGTAGCATGAAGGATTGCAAGTTGGCTGATAAAC ACTACACAAACCCCGAGCACATCAAGCCTTACCCCTCCGCGGAATTCTACAAGCTCCCCTCCCTCCCCCACACGGGGATGGAGTGCACCCCTGGCGTGACGTATCGCATCGACTGCAACACCTGCTTCTGTCTGGAGAGCGCGAACCTCATGTGCCAGACGCTGCTGTGTCCGAGCTATGACGATGTGTACAAGCTTAAGGCTAAAGAGATGACGG GAAACCCTTGCGAAGCCAACACTACCACTTCAGACTGTCTCGAATGCGAATGCAAGGCCGGCAAATATAAATGCGAGCCCAAACCCAATTGCAGACACACGGACGGACGGAGGATGCTGCACGGGGAATATCCGTCCAAACACGGCAGGAATTTTATAGATCCGGACCGAATGAAGGAGAAGTGTCAACCGGGCATGGTGTATAA GGTCCACTGCAACAAATGCTACTGCCAGGATGATGGCTCTCTCCGCTGCACGCAGAAAACATGTCTCAACCACGCAGAAGTGGAGAAACTGAAGAAACTCCGCCTGCAACTGGATAAGGAGGACCCGGAAGATTAA